One part of the Sciurus carolinensis chromosome 6, mSciCar1.2, whole genome shotgun sequence genome encodes these proteins:
- the LOC124987686 gene encoding endogenous retrovirus group FC1 Env polyprotein, which produces MSPALKNHPSQIPSPGPPLCWDPPNSKSLINPLLLLLLINLSQASIPTYRWHFYIQETWQKDGNSHSQIIAEKDCSSTGCDQEITFNLVDFNSIHISPYNPTAMACFLFDQTKTYCKNWPTTYGGCPYHQCKRHLVGPAKDPEGNLLIGPNGEWNFITINIKDPWAPIWASGADGKLYTWYGARFPIASLRIWRAYIQVVPQAHITIQEQEKEIQRQVNKAARPNVDPFSWLTLIHQGLQLLNLSRVNHITDCFLCAGLDRAPLTAIPINSPFNTSAPHRDLSPPLEGVPLFHDSSKNFTHCYTFSTSVPCNQTVQVSSSIFAPPGFFFWCNGTLIKKLDSNMPSAFCVPSTLVPQLTLYSEAELTWLAQNPIPRVKRAIFLPVVVGLSLASSFETFRLGAGGPGYAVTATQKLEQQLQEALEVSAASLASLQRQISSVAQVSLQNRRVLDLLMADKGGTCLFLREECCYYINETGLVEKNAEALRRLSERLKQQANGSWPEWLDSTLVTWLTPILTLILVIGLLLMIAPCLLRFVRKRMSEVAKVTYNQMLLHGYSRLPTEPTSEPSPHDAP; this is translated from the coding sequence ATGTCTCCTGCCTTAAAAAACCACCCGTCCCAGATACCCAGTCCTGGGCCTCCTCTATGCTGGGACCCACCAAACTCAAAATCTCTCATCAATCCTCTACTACTCCTACTACTCATTAATCTCTCTCAGGCCTCTATCCCAACCTACAGGTGGCATTTCTACATCCAGGAGACATGGCAGAAAGATGGGAACTCCCACTCTCAGATCATAGCAGAAAAGGACTGTTCCTCCACAGGATGTGACCAGGAGATCACCTTCAACCTTGTAGATTTTAACTCTATACACATCTCCCCTTACAACCCCACCGCTATGGCTTGCTTTCTATTTGACCAGACCAAAACATACTGCAAAAACTGGCCCACCACCTATGGGGGGTGCCCCTACCACCAGTGTAAAAGGCACCTCGTTGGCCCTGCGAAGGACCCAGAGGGAAACCTACTAATAGGCCCAAATGGTGAATGGAACTTTATAACCATCAATATCAAAGACCCCTGGGCCCCCATATGGGCTTCGGGGGCCGACGGCAAGCTCTACACATGGTATGGAGCCAGATTTCCCATAGCTTCGCTTAGAATCTGGAGAGCCTATATTCAGGTGGTTCCTCAGGCTCACATAACCATCCAAGAGCAAGAAAAGGAGATCCAAAGACAAGTCAACAAGGCCGCTCGTCCCAATGTCGACCCCTTCTCATGGCTTACCCTGATACATCAAGGCCTTCAGCTTCTCAATTTGTCCAGGGTAAATCACATCACAGACTGCTTTCTCTGTGCAGGTTTGGATCGGGCCCCCCTAACAGCCATCCCTATCAATTCCCCCTTTAACACTTCAGCACCTCACAGGGACCTCTCACCACCTTTGGAGGGGGTTCCCCTTTTTCATGACTCTTCAAAAAACTTTACCCACTGTTACACTTTCTCTACCTCAGTACCTTGCAACCAAACTGTTCAGGTTTCCTCCTCGATATTTGCTCCTCcaggattctttttctggtgcAATGGCACCCTAATAAAGAAATTAGATTCCAATATGCCCTCTGCTTTCTGTGTGCCCTCTACTTTAGTTCCTCAGCTGACGCTATACAGTGAAGCTGAATTAACCTGGCTTGCTCAGAATCCCATCCCTAGAGTGAAACGGGCCATATTCCTACCAGTGGTGGTGGGACTCTCCCTAGCCTCCTCATTCGAAACCTTCAGGTTGGGGGCAGGAGGACctggttatgcagtcactgccacccagaagctagaacagcaactccaagagGCACTAGAggtctctgctgcctccctggcatccTTACAAAGACAAATAAGTTCTGTTGCCCAAGTTTCCTTACAGAACCGTCGAGTACTAGATCTCCTGATGGCAGACAAAGGAGGAACatgcctcttcctaagagaagaatgttgttaCTACATCAATGAAACTGGGCTGGTCGAGAAAAACGCCGAGGCTCTCAGACGTCTGAgtgaaaggctgaagcaacaaGCAAATGGCTCCTGGCCAGAATGGCTAGattccactcttgtcacctggctgacgcCTATCCTTACTCTCATATTAGTGATAGGACTCCTGCTTATGATTGCTCCTTGTCTTCTTAGGTTTGTACGGAAACGCATGAGTGAGGTCGCTAAAGTAACCTACAACCAAATGCTCTTGCACGGTTACAGCCGCCTCCCTACCGAACCCACATCCGAGCCTTCTCCCCACGACGCCCCCTAA